DNA from Malus sylvestris chromosome 11, drMalSylv7.2, whole genome shotgun sequence:
AAaattccatttttctttctgtCTTCATTGGTCCTGCTTCTTTCTTTATCTGGTATTTATCTttctttgtccaaaaaaaaaaaaaaaaaatctggtatttatcttcttcttcatgaaAGTTCCAGTCTTTAATCGGGCCCTATATAAGGCTTCTCCCGCTCTCTCAACTCCCAAACTCCTCCTCCTCTCACCCCACTTCTATATCCactcaaatcttcaaaaccccTCCACTCCCATGGCTGCCTGCATCGATACTCAGACCAACCAACTTTCTCGGGATCCAAACAGGTCCAGTTCTGACGAAGACCGCTACCAATTCATGAACTGCCGCCGCAGCTTCTCCGATCAAGTTTCCTGCGCACCCATTTGCCAGAATCGCACGAAAACCACTCAGACGCGCAGAATCGTGGAGGATCTCGACCCAGATGAAGATCTATGGCTCAGAATGCAGGACGAAGCTCGCTCGGATATTGATGATGAACCCATCTTGTCAAATTACTATCACACTTCGATTCTATCACATGCTTCTCTTGAAAGTGCTTTGGTCCACCATCTATCCGTGAAATTAAGCAATTCCAGCCTATCCTCTGCGACCCTAGTGGATATTTTCATGGGGGTGTTCGCACATGACCAGGAAGTGGTCAGGGCCGTGAAGGATGATCTGAGGGCGGTGAAGGAGCGGGACCCAGCTTGCGTTAGTTACTCTCACTGCCTGTTGAATTTCAAAGGGTTTCTTGCGTGCCAAGCCCACCGTGCGGCGCACAAATTGTGGTCGCAGGGGAGGAAGGTCCTGGCTTTGCTGATTCAGAACAGAGTATCCGAGGTTTTCGCTGTGGACATTCACCCGGGGGCGAAAATCGGAAGCGGGATACTGCTGGATCACGCCACCGGGCTCGTGGTGGGAGAGACGGCGGTGATTGGAAACGATGTGTCAATTCTGCATAGTGTGACTTTGGGAGGGACTGGAAAGGCATCCGGGGACCGGCACCCGAAAATTGGGGATGGGGTGCTGATTGGGGCAGGGACTTGTATTTTGGGGAACATTAGGATTGGGGAAGGGGCCAAGGTTGGGGCTGGGTCTGTGGTGATAAAGGATGTGCCGGCGAGGACGACGGTGGTTGGGAATCCGGCCAGGTTGATTGGAGGGAAAAATCCAGTTAAGTTGGATACGATGCCTAGTTCGACTATGGACCATACTTCTAATATAGCTGAGTGGTGTGATTATGTTATTTAAGATAATGACTTACATAAAACCGACTCTCGTTTTTCGAGGCTCCTTTGGGGTATATGTATTTTTTGGTGTATTTTTCTGTTCGTGGTTTAAGTGAGAATTGAAGTTCTCCTAATAGCAAACAGAGAGCCTCCTGCCTCCATGCTGAATAAAAGTTATATAATACGTTGTGGGATTTATGCTTCTAGTGAGAATTGAGGTTCTCCTATTGGAAGCATTGTTATTGCATGTACTGTTTTGTATCATTGAAAGATGAATAAAAGTTTGGAGTTGGTATGTTTACTTGTGATGATTTATACCTCGG
Protein-coding regions in this window:
- the LOC126590551 gene encoding serine acetyltransferase 1, chloroplastic-like, translated to MKVPVFNRALYKASPALSTPKLLLLSPHFYIHSNLQNPSTPMAACIDTQTNQLSRDPNRSSSDEDRYQFMNCRRSFSDQVSCAPICQNRTKTTQTRRIVEDLDPDEDLWLRMQDEARSDIDDEPILSNYYHTSILSHASLESALVHHLSVKLSNSSLSSATLVDIFMGVFAHDQEVVRAVKDDLRAVKERDPACVSYSHCLLNFKGFLACQAHRAAHKLWSQGRKVLALLIQNRVSEVFAVDIHPGAKIGSGILLDHATGLVVGETAVIGNDVSILHSVTLGGTGKASGDRHPKIGDGVLIGAGTCILGNIRIGEGAKVGAGSVVIKDVPARTTVVGNPARLIGGKNPVKLDTMPSSTMDHTSNIAEWCDYVI